The following are encoded together in the Daucus carota subsp. sativus chromosome 5, DH1 v3.0, whole genome shotgun sequence genome:
- the LOC108220907 gene encoding wall-associated receptor kinase 2-like, with product MYLLLALLVFTGRLEAQELATSGHTANTNYTIMKAGKFTKPGCPTQCGNLTIPYPFGINSKGSGCSRDYLFEITCNHSTNPPKAFVQDGNIQIFDISDSELRVSNFVAKYCYDQGSLDSWNSASFDLSDTPYTFSDANVFTVVGCDDRGSIYQARDDYLPKGCITTCHNAEEVREGECLGTGCCQVSIKVLKYYDIYLDSYNNHTNSTSSFDSCGYAFLAEKNKFNFGGLSDLNDTSFKNKTKATVPVVLDWVIGDNKTCAQARQDSSSYACRYNNSHCSEAGTRFGGYRCSCNKGYEGNPYLRPGCQDINECADPKNDCTMTCNNTPGNYTCSCPHGYDGDGRKSGSGCVVRSSKFPMLKFFLGMTIGFTSLIVAINGLYCSIKKRKHTQLREKFFHQNGGLLLKQQSILKEGSAVESTKLFTDAELKKATNNYAAERILGQGGSGVVFKGILPDQRVVAIKRSKVMEKSQIHQFINEMMILMQVNHRNVVKLLGCCLECEVPLLVYEFVSNGSLFDHVHSIEGGMSWLSWENRLRIAAESSGALAYLHSAASMPVIHRDVKLANILLDDHHVAKISDFGASRLVPLDKNQVTTLVQGTLGYLDPEYFHTGQLTDKSDVYSFGVVLAELLTGRKPICMERSPKDVHLATYFITSLNENRIFQILEPRVVKEGTIDQLEAAAQLVKRCLSLIGEERPTMKEVTMKLEGLRNFTKHPWANQDCYEENESLASTAEAPYSDLYGIQLSSYNNTVHDLEQYSSGTASLLLPSSSPR from the exons ATGTACTTGCTTCTTGCCTTGCTTGTTTTTACTGGGAGGCTAGAAGCACAAGAGTTGGCCACTTCAGGTCATACTGCAAACACCAATTACACCATTATGAAGGCTGGAAAGTTTACAAAGCCAGGATGCCCAACCCAATGCGGAAACTTGACAATACCATATCCGTTTGGGATTAACTCTAAAGGCTCCGGCTGTTCCAGAGATTACTTGTTTGAGATCACCTGCAACCATTCTACCAACCCTCCCAAGGCCTTCGTACAAGATGGTAACATTCAGATTTTTGATATATCAGACAGCGAGCTGCGTGTTAGTAATTTTGTGGCTAAATATTGCTATGATCAAGGCTCTCTTGACAGTTGGAATTCTGCATCATTTGATTTAAGTGATACTCCATACACGTTTTCTGACGCCAATGTGTTCACCGTTGTTGGTTGTGATGACCGTGGAAGCATCTACCAGGCTAGAGATGATTATCTCCCTAAAGGATGCATAACCACATGCCACAATGCGGAGGAAGTTCGTGAAGGCGAGTGTTTAGGCACAGGCTGCTGCCAAGTATCCATTAAGGTTCTCAAGTACTATGATATCTACCTTGACAGCTATAACAACCATACAAACAGCACCTCGTCTTTTGATTCGTGCGGCTATGCATTTTTGGCTGAAAAAAACAAGTTCAACTTCGGTGGTCTTTCAGATCTTAATGATACATCCTTCAAAAATAAGACCAAGGCTACTGTCCCTGTAGTACTTGACTGGGTGATTGGTGACAATAAAACTTGTGCTCAAGCAAGGCAAGATTCTAGCTCTTACGCTTGCAGATATAACAATAGCCATTGCAGTGAAGCAGGTACGCGTTTTGGTGGTTACCGATGTAGCTGTAATAAAGGTTACGAGGGTAATCCATATCTCCGCCCAGGATGCCAAG ATATAAATGAATGTGCAGATCCAAAAAACGATTGTACGATGACTTGCAATAATACTCCAGGTAATTATACATGTTCTTGTCCACATGGTTATGACGGCGATGGCAGGAAAAGCGGCAGCGGTTGCGTTGTTAGAAGTTCCAAATTCCCCATGCTCAAGTTCTTCTTAG gtatgacaatcggtTTCACCTCCTTAATCGTTGCAATAAATGGGCTCTACTGCTCCATTAAGAAAAGAAAACACACCCAGCTCAGGGAAAAGTTTTTCCACCAAAACGGCGGTCTCCTGTTGAAACAGCAAAGCATTTTGAAGGAAGGCAGTGCTGTTGAGTCGACTAAACTTTTCACTGATGCAGAACTGAAAAAAGCCACCAACAATTATGCCGCTGAAAGGATCCTTGGCCAGGGTGGTTCTGGTGTAGTGTTCAAAGGAATTTTGCCTGATCAACGTGTAGTTGCTATTAAGAGGTCGAAAGTAATGGAGAAGAGTCAAATTCATCAATTTATCAATGAGATGATGATTCTTATGCAAGTTAACCACAGAAATGTAGTCAAACTTCTGGGCTGTTGTTTAGAGTGTGAAGTACCTCTACTGGTTTATGAGTTTGTCTCAAATGGTTCCTTATTCGATCATGTCCACAGTATAGAAGGAGGCATGTCGTGGTTGTCTTGGGAGAACCGGTTGAGAATTGCTGCTGAATCATCTGGCGCCCTTGCATATCTACACTCTGCAGCTTCCATGCCCGTCATTCATAGAGATGTCAAGTTAGCCAACATTTTACTGGACGATCATCATGTGGCCAAAATATCAGATTTCGGAGCATCAAGGCTTGTACCCTTGGACAAAAACCAAGTGACTACTTTAGTCCAGGGGACCTTGGGGTACTTAGACCCTGAATACTTCCACACAGGCCAGCTGACCGACAAAAGTGATGTTTACAGTTTTGGAGTGGTTCTCGCTGAGCTTTTAACAGGGAGAAAACCAATTTGCATGGAGAGATCCCCCAAAGACGTACATCTAGCTACATACTTCATCACCTCTTTGAATGAAAATCGCATTTTTCAAATTCTTGAGCCTCGAGTGGTAAAAGAAGGGACAATAGACCAACTTGAAGCAGCTGCACAACTTGTGAAGAGGTGCCTTAGCCTTATTGGTGAAGAAAGACCTACAATGAAGGAAGTTACAATGAAACTAGAAGGTTTAAGAAATTTTACTAAACATCCTTGGGCTAATCAGGATTGCTATGAAGAAAATGAAAGCTTGGCAAGTACTGCCGAAGCTCCATATTCAGATTTGTATGGAATCCAGTTAAGCTCTTACAACAATACTGTTCATGACTTGGAACAATATAGCTCGGGAACTGCTAGTTTGTTGCTCCCATCAAGCAGCCCGCGTTGA